A stretch of DNA from Salmo trutta chromosome 12, fSalTru1.1, whole genome shotgun sequence:
CCTCTCCCAGGTCACATAGATGGTCGCCAAGCATTATGAACGCGCAACTGTCCATGGAGAGCCTCGGCGACCTGAGCCATGAGTCTGTGGCGGGTCCAGGAGAGCTGCTAGTTGGCCACAGCCCACACCCCCGCCCGGGTGGGGGCCGAGGGCTGGCGCACCGCTCCATGGGCATGACGAGCCTGCTAGACGGGGGAGAATACCACTCCCATCACGGACACAACACTGGACACCCCGGTCATCACCTGCACCCCACCATGAGTATGTGCGAGACCCCCTCTGGAATGAGCGCAAGCACCTACACCACCCTCACACCTCTCCAGCCTCCCCTACCCCCCATCTCCACTGTAGCAGACAAGTtctctcatcatcaccatcatcatcatcatccacaccaccatcctcatcatcctcataaTCATCATCAGCGACTCCCTGGTAATGTCACCGGCAGCTTTACGTTTATGAGGGACGAGAGGGGGCTGGCGCCGATCAACAACCTCTACTCCCCATACCACCACAAAGACGCCCCTGGGATGGGACAGAGCCTCTCCCCACTGTCTGGCTCTGGCCTGGCCGGCCTACACAGCTCCCAGGCCGGCCTGCCTCCCTATGCCCACCCTGGGGTCTCAGCCTCCATGCCGGGGGAGAAGATGCAGTTGACTCCCGGTGGGTTCGAGGCTCATCACCCCACCATGCTGGCCAGGCATGCCGACCAGCACCTCACCTCCTCGGGGAACATGCTCCATATAAAcggcctccatcaccaccacccccatGCCCACCTCGGAGCCTCGGGGCACGTCCTGGGCCATGGGAACCCCCGGGAtaacaacacccagaaccacgcCTCAGGGCCcggggttcaagtccagggtgtTGGGGGTGGTGGCGGTACCGACGGCAATTCGACGGGTCAAATGGAAGAAGTAAACACCAAAGAAGTAGCGCAGAGGATCACCACAGAGCTGAAGCGTTACTCCATCCCCCAGGCTATCTTCGCCCAGAGGGTGTTGTGTCGGTCCCAGGGAACATTGTCAGACCTGCTCCGGAACCCCAAGCCCTGGTCCAAGCTCAAGTCCGGCCGGGAGACCTTCCGCCGAATGTGGAAGTGGCTGCAGGAGCCTGAGTTCACACGCATGAGCGCGCTCAGGCTCGCAGGTGAGCGAACCCTCGGTAATACCCACTTcctttttatttctctttctctctccctttactCTTCATCTATAGGGGGTATTTAAGATTGTTTGGTTCTCGTCATTGGAACAGTAGGCCTATTGTCTGCAGCTGTCTTGAATCTGACAGTGGAGTAGCTAGTGGTATGACAGAACTGAAACCTCCCTCTGGAATTCCCTGCAGTTGAATTCATCATTGTCTTTGTTGTAATCTCTGTCTCTTGGCTTTTTCCATTCTATAagataagggtgtgtgtgtgtgtgtgtgtgtgtgtgtgtgtgtgtgtgtgtgtgtgtgtgtgtgtgtgtgtgtgtgtgtgtggtggtaagGTGATCTGGGACCAGAATGAGCTTATTTTGCCCAACTCATCAGCTTCCACGTGAGTCCATGTAAAAAGAGTCCACGCGCGGGAGAATAAGAATCAAGTTCTAAAAAATTGTTTTACGTCATGAAAATATTAATTTGCTGCCAGCACATGTAGCAACATCCTCAAGCTGTGCATTTCGGGGCTGAGGGATGGAACATCTGCGGGAAATAGTATAAcagaataataatagaatataatagaagaTAATACGATATTTTCCAGGATCAAAATGACGATTATTTTAAATCTTGAGGAAAGCTTATGGAAGCTGTGTCTTTGGCTGCGTTGACGCACTTCTTGTGtttcagtgagtgtgtgtttttgtcttggAGCTAAACTCGTTAGGAGGCGTGACGCGGGGCTGCCTCTGGGTTTGTGGTAATTAACTGATAGATAGCGCTCTATTAATTTGTCCCCGAGGACCCGAGTCAATCCGCCTGAACCGTTCTagcggacacacacacggagccACGCAGTCGCCAGCATACAAAGGAATTGCTTTAAGTCTAATCAATGACGCGCTGAGGCGGATGGGTTTTTGGCTTGTGAAAAGTGTGAGGCGGTACGCTGCTGAAAGTGTGTTAAATCGCCATTGATTATttgcagcgtgtgtgtgtctatctgtttgtgtgtatctgtgtgtttgtgtgtgtaatcaACAGTCTTGCATAGCAAACCATATATACCATATCATTTTACATGTTATTGTTTTTTGACTTAAATAGACGAATAAACATGTTGCAGTGCAAACGCAACTCTTGATCTTTCGATGCAGGTGATTCAAAATCAGGGTATTACTTATTAAGTCTGATGACGCACGCCAAAAACATTTGTATTGATCCATTAGAATGAGAACCAATACTCCCTTCCATCTCGTGGGCTAA
This window harbors:
- the LOC115203336 gene encoding hepatocyte nuclear factor 6-like isoform X2, which encodes MNAQLSMESLGDLSHESVAGPGELLVGHSPHPRPGGGRGLAHRSMGMTSLLDGGEYHSHHGHNTGHPGHHLHPTMSMCETPSGMSASTYTTLTPLQPPLPPISTVADKFSHHHHHHHHPHHHPHHPHNHHQRLPGNVTGSFTFMRDERGLAPINNLYSPYHHKDAPGMGQSLSPLSGSGLAGLHSSQAGLPPYAHPGVSASMPGEKMQLTPGGFEAHHPTMLARHADQHLTSSGNMLHINGLHHHHPHAHLGASGHVLGHGNPRDNNTQNHASGPGVQVQGVGGGGGTDGNSTGQMEEVNTKEVAQRITTELKRYSIPQAIFAQRVLCRSQGTLSDLLRNPKPWSKLKSGRETFRRMWKWLQEPEFTRMSALRLAACKRKEQDHGHCKVGGDRGGSGGSSGGNHRGSNHSGNGGHSKKPRLVFTDVQRRTLHAIFKENKRPSKELQITISQQLGLELTTVSNFFMNARRRSLDKWLDDNGGSSHSANSSVSTCSKA
- the LOC115203336 gene encoding hepatocyte nuclear factor 6-like isoform X1 → MNAQLSMESLGDLSHESVAGPGELLVGHSPHPRPGGGRGLAHRSMGMTSLLDGGEYHSHHGHNTGHPGHHLHPTMSMCETPSGMSASTYTTLTPLQPPLPPISTVADKFSHHHHHHHHPHHHPHHPHNHHQRLPGNVTGSFTFMRDERGLAPINNLYSPYHHKDAPGMGQSLSPLSGSGLAGLHSSQAGLPPYAHPGVSASMPGEKMQLTPGGFEAHHPTMLARHADQHLTSSGNMLHINGLHHHHPHAHLGASGHVLGHGNPRDNNTQNHASGPGVQVQGVGGGGGTDGNSTGQMEEVNTKEVAQRITTELKRYSIPQAIFAQRVLCRSQGTLSDLLRNPKPWSKLKSGRETFRRMWKWLQEPEFTRMSALRLAGERTLACKRKEQDHGHCKVGGDRGGSGGSSGGNHRGSNHSGNGGHSKKPRLVFTDVQRRTLHAIFKENKRPSKELQITISQQLGLELTTVSNFFMNARRRSLDKWLDDNGGSSHSANSSVSTCSKA